A window of Lentibacillus sp. Marseille-P4043 contains these coding sequences:
- a CDS encoding AzlD domain-containing protein, producing MIVAIIIGMSLVTMIPRLVPAYIVDKIHFPEWANRWLNAIPYAALGALIFPGIMSVKAGEPHVGIIGGIVAIILAYIGLNVFLVVIGAIVTVFLFAII from the coding sequence ATGATTGTTGCGATTATTATCGGCATGTCACTTGTAACAATGATTCCTAGATTAGTCCCAGCATATATTGTCGATAAAATCCATTTTCCGGAATGGGCTAATCGGTGGTTAAATGCGATTCCATATGCTGCATTAGGTGCGCTAATTTTCCCCGGAATTATGTCTGTAAAGGCCGGAGAGCCACATGTGGGTATTATTGGCGGGATTGTTGCAATTATTTTAGCGTATATCGGTTTGAATGTTTTTTTGGTCGTTATTGGTGCAATTGTTACGGTGTTTCTATTTGCTATTATATAA
- a CDS encoding AzlC family ABC transporter permease, translated as MATNALKKNEASPSIQMVKRGVMVGFPIMVGYLPIAITYGVLAKQSGMSLTELTLMSVLVFAGASQFMGANMIAVGAGAIEIIVATFVLNFRHFVMSLSFMNRLRGIGRSWKVPLSLGLTDETFAVSSLHTKEAKEEKGALFYTALILTAYFSWVFGSFLGGILGEVIPEKLSQSMGIALYAMFIGLLIPSVKKELKVGLIAIIAMLINTLFGLFMSEGWAIVFGTVLGGLSGIYLLKGEDQS; from the coding sequence ATGGCAACGAATGCGCTTAAGAAAAATGAAGCATCACCTTCCATACAAATGGTTAAAAGAGGTGTAATGGTTGGGTTTCCAATTATGGTGGGATATTTACCAATTGCGATTACTTATGGTGTTTTAGCAAAACAGTCTGGAATGTCTCTAACTGAGTTAACGTTAATGAGTGTGCTCGTATTTGCTGGTGCAAGTCAGTTTATGGGAGCTAATATGATTGCGGTTGGTGCAGGGGCAATTGAAATAATTGTCGCAACTTTTGTCCTTAATTTTCGTCATTTTGTTATGAGTTTGTCCTTTATGAATCGCTTACGGGGGATTGGACGAAGCTGGAAAGTTCCTTTATCATTAGGGTTGACAGATGAAACGTTTGCAGTGTCATCGTTACATACGAAAGAAGCCAAAGAGGAAAAAGGAGCACTTTTTTATACAGCATTAATTTTAACGGCTTATTTTTCATGGGTTTTTGGTTCTTTTTTAGGTGGCATTCTCGGCGAAGTAATTCCCGAAAAACTTAGCCAAAGCATGGGAATTGCATTATACGCTATGTTTATCGGGTTGTTGATTCCATCTGTAAAAAAGGAACTAAAAGTAGGATTAATTGCTATTATTGCGATGCTTATTAATACATTATTTGGACTATTTATGAGTGAGGGCTGGGCAATTGTGTTTGGAACAGTTTTAGGCGGCTTAAGTGGAATTTATTTACTGAAGGGGGAGGACCAATCATGA
- the nhaC gene encoding Na+/H+ antiporter NhaC, with amino-acid sequence MFPINPKHNPKVSESIFFFIVIIGLISYFIIGLGSEPHVPIILGIFLLVAYGLVNHIPFKTLEEGMIAGAKSGMAAIFLFLLIGVLISSWMMSGTIPTLINTGFSFIGGTWFYAIVFAITAIVGVSLGSSLTTTATIGVAFIGMANALDASMAITAGAIVSGAFFGDKMSPLSDTTNLASTIVQVDLFDHIKHMSLTTIPAFIITFIIFVFLSPNGTVPLQKVAAYQDALAATDLIHWTSWLPLIVLVICTIFRTPAFIALALSSSLATLLASFTSQLSWSEIWTIWFSGYSANTDFQPVNDLLTRGGINSMLFTVSLVILALGFGGLLFVTGIVPSILNAFKEKLKKVRTVIISTAATAIGVNVLIGEQYLSIMLTGETYKGIYHKAGLPNKVLSRTLEDAGTVINPLVPWSVCGVFIADVLGVSVLTYLPFAFFCLISPIITILFGGKKLKQAD; translated from the coding sequence ATGTTTCCAATCAACCCAAAGCATAATCCAAAAGTCAGCGAGTCGATTTTTTTCTTTATCGTTATCATCGGACTCATTAGTTATTTCATCATTGGATTGGGATCTGAACCACATGTACCGATTATACTCGGAATTTTCTTGCTTGTTGCCTATGGATTGGTTAATCACATTCCATTTAAAACACTTGAAGAAGGAATGATCGCTGGAGCCAAGTCTGGAATGGCTGCCATTTTTCTATTTTTATTAATTGGTGTGTTAATTAGCAGTTGGATGATGAGTGGGACCATTCCTACCCTAATCAATACAGGGTTTAGCTTCATCGGTGGGACATGGTTTTATGCTATTGTCTTTGCAATTACAGCGATTGTAGGAGTCTCACTTGGTAGCTCATTAACGACAACAGCAACGATCGGAGTCGCCTTTATTGGGATGGCAAATGCCCTTGATGCTTCAATGGCAATTACTGCAGGTGCCATTGTCTCTGGTGCATTTTTCGGTGATAAAATGTCGCCATTGTCCGACACAACCAATTTGGCATCAACCATTGTCCAGGTGGATTTATTTGATCATATTAAACATATGAGCTTAACGACGATTCCAGCATTTATAATTACATTTATTATCTTTGTATTTTTATCACCAAACGGGACGGTCCCACTTCAAAAAGTCGCAGCCTATCAAGATGCTTTGGCTGCAACTGACTTAATCCATTGGACCTCCTGGCTGCCGCTAATCGTGTTAGTTATCTGTACTATTTTTAGAACACCTGCATTCATCGCACTTGCATTAAGTAGTTCATTGGCAACATTGCTAGCAAGTTTTACAAGCCAATTATCCTGGTCAGAAATATGGACGATTTGGTTTAGTGGATATTCGGCAAATACTGATTTTCAACCGGTTAATGACTTATTGACAAGGGGCGGAATAAATAGCATGCTATTCACCGTCTCGCTCGTTATTCTGGCATTAGGTTTTGGCGGATTGCTATTTGTTACGGGAATCGTTCCATCGATTTTAAACGCATTTAAGGAAAAACTGAAGAAGGTTCGGACCGTCATTATTTCTACAGCGGCAACGGCAATAGGGGTAAATGTTTTAATTGGTGAACAATATTTATCCATTATGTTGACAGGGGAGACATATAAAGGTATTTACCATAAAGCCGGTCTTCCTAACAAGGTGTTGTCACGAACATTGGAGGATGCCGGAACCGTGATAAATCCGCTCGTTCCTTGGAGTGTTTGCGGTGTATTTATTGCAGATGTTTTGGGGGTTTCGGTATTAACCTATTTACCGTTTGCTTTCTTTTGTCTTATAAGCCCGATCATCACCATCCTTTTCGGAGGCAAGAAATTGAAACAAGCTGACTAG
- a CDS encoding cobalamin-binding protein, whose amino-acid sequence MRVVSICPSNTEIVAYLEKTDLLVGVDNFSDWPVEVQQLPKVGPDLSIDMKKVAELKPDLVLASLSVPGMEKNIEALDEYELPYIILNPNSLEEIADDIQTVGEALNCTKLGHEKADSFRNEIAAFKEKAQYREENPRLYWEWWPKPVFTPGRVNWLTEISKLAGARNIFDTEDEASVQTNWEDVKKRDPEHICMVWVGVKEEKMRPELVTKRPGWENMKAIQTGNIHVLEESLYCRPSPRLLEGLRKLAEIV is encoded by the coding sequence ATGCGAGTTGTTTCGATTTGTCCAAGTAATACAGAAATCGTTGCCTATTTAGAAAAGACAGATCTATTAGTAGGCGTAGATAACTTTTCAGACTGGCCGGTAGAAGTTCAACAGTTACCAAAAGTAGGGCCTGACCTGTCAATTGATATGAAAAAGGTTGCAGAATTAAAACCTGACCTCGTGTTGGCGTCATTAAGTGTTCCAGGTATGGAAAAAAATATCGAAGCACTTGATGAATATGAGCTTCCTTACATTATTTTAAATCCTAATTCCCTTGAAGAAATAGCAGATGATATTCAAACGGTCGGAGAAGCATTGAACTGTACAAAACTTGGCCATGAAAAGGCGGATAGTTTTCGTAATGAAATTGCAGCTTTTAAAGAGAAAGCGCAATATAGGGAGGAAAATCCTCGTCTTTATTGGGAATGGTGGCCAAAGCCCGTGTTTACACCTGGGAGAGTCAATTGGCTGACTGAAATCAGCAAGCTTGCTGGTGCTCGTAATATTTTTGATACAGAAGATGAAGCTAGTGTTCAAACCAACTGGGAGGACGTAAAAAAGCGGGATCCAGAACACATTTGTATGGTCTGGGTTGGTGTAAAAGAGGAAAAAATGCGTCCAGAGCTAGTAACAAAACGCCCTGGCTGGGAAAATATGAAAGCTATTCAAACTGGTAATATTCATGTGTTAGAGGAATCCTTATATTGCCGTCCTTCCCCACGGTTGTTAGAGGGGTTGCGTAAATTAGCGGAAATCGTATGA
- the map gene encoding type I methionyl aminopeptidase encodes MITRKSKREVEMMQKAGDLLIECHKEIAKLVKPGVTTMEIDAFVEKFLADNGATPEQKGFEGYPYAICASVNDEICHGFPNDEKLVEGDIVTVDIVVNLNGGLADSAWTFPVGNIDKVGQKLLDVTKTALYKGIEQAQVGSRIGDIGHAIQTYAEGEGFSVVRDFTGHGIGPTIHEDPHIPHFGLPNKGVRLKEGMVITIEPMINEGDWHSKMDDNGWTARTVDGGRSAQYEHTIVITKDGPLITTEQDA; translated from the coding sequence ATGATAACACGAAAAAGTAAACGCGAAGTCGAAATGATGCAAAAGGCAGGAGATTTATTAATTGAATGTCATAAAGAAATTGCCAAATTAGTTAAACCAGGTGTTACAACGATGGAGATTGATGCATTTGTCGAGAAATTTTTGGCTGACAATGGTGCAACTCCAGAACAAAAAGGCTTTGAAGGCTATCCATATGCAATCTGTGCATCGGTAAACGATGAAATTTGCCACGGATTTCCGAATGATGAAAAGTTAGTGGAAGGGGACATTGTGACTGTTGATATTGTCGTTAACCTTAATGGTGGATTAGCAGACTCAGCTTGGACGTTTCCAGTAGGTAACATCGATAAAGTGGGACAGAAACTGTTAGATGTAACAAAGACAGCCCTATATAAAGGGATTGAACAAGCACAAGTTGGAAGTCGAATCGGTGATATTGGGCATGCTATTCAAACGTACGCTGAAGGAGAAGGTTTTTCTGTTGTACGAGATTTTACTGGACATGGAATTGGACCGACGATTCATGAAGATCCACACATCCCGCATTTTGGTCTGCCAAACAAAGGAGTACGCCTAAAAGAAGGAATGGTTATCACGATCGAGCCAATGATTAATGAAGGGGATTGGCATAGTAAAATGGATGATAATGGTTGGACGGCAAGAACGGTCGATGGCGGTCGCTCTGCTCAATATGAACATACCATTGTGATTACAAAAGATGGCCCATTAATTACGACGGAACAAGATGCGTAA
- a CDS encoding YjcZ family sporulation protein produces the protein MSENVGGGSGFALIVVLFILLIIVGASGFTTGGYGVGGGYGGYGAGYGGGFGGGYGGFGTGYGGGFGGGWW, from the coding sequence TTGAGTGAAAATGTTGGAGGCGGCAGTGGTTTTGCACTAATTGTCGTATTGTTCATCCTCTTGATCATTGTAGGTGCTAGTGGCTTCACTACTGGCGGCTATGGTGTTGGAGGTGGCTACGGTGGATACGGCGCTGGTTATGGCGGCGGATTCGGCGGTGGCTACGGTGGATTCGGCACAGGTTATGGTGGCGGATTCGGTGGTGGTTGGTGGTAG
- a CDS encoding YjcZ family sporulation protein, whose amino-acid sequence MSYGGGYGGGFALIVVLFILLIIVGAGGFVGGGVY is encoded by the coding sequence ATGAGCTATGGCGGAGGCTACGGTGGCGGCTTTGCGTTAATCGTTGTGTTGTTCATCCTGTTGATTATTGTTGGAGCAGGTGGATTTGTAGGAGGAGGAGTTTACTAA
- a CDS encoding (S)-benzoin forming benzil reductase yields MKFAVITGVSRGLGEAVARLFIELGINVIGISRSKNEQLAAYAKQQNVMFSHYTCDLADMEKIEETIDNIGNLIVANDPSTVYLVNNAAVVEPIDQSVNIQNSDLKYHIQINTLAPMVIMNSFLKMANEQGIHFVGATITSGAAERPVYGWSAYCSTKASINMYTQTVALEQNELQTDSKVIAFSPGIMDTQMQEKIRLTSAENFAEVDKFNGYKRNNLLKDTEMVGGVLVDILTDEENIQSGNIYHVNDYI; encoded by the coding sequence ATGAAATTTGCAGTAATTACTGGCGTGTCAAGAGGACTTGGTGAAGCGGTTGCTAGGTTATTTATAGAATTAGGAATAAATGTAATTGGTATTTCCCGCAGTAAAAATGAACAATTAGCAGCGTATGCAAAACAACAGAATGTAATGTTTTCCCATTATACATGTGACTTGGCTGACATGGAAAAAATAGAGGAAACCATCGATAATATTGGTAACCTAATTGTTGCAAATGATCCATCAACTGTCTATTTAGTAAACAATGCAGCTGTCGTTGAACCAATTGACCAATCAGTAAATATTCAGAATTCTGATCTCAAGTATCATATTCAAATCAATACGTTGGCACCAATGGTAATCATGAATTCATTTTTAAAAATGGCAAACGAACAAGGGATACATTTTGTTGGAGCAACCATCACATCTGGTGCAGCGGAAAGACCAGTCTACGGTTGGAGTGCATACTGCAGCACCAAAGCCAGCATAAATATGTATACACAAACGGTAGCGCTTGAGCAGAACGAATTACAAACTGATAGTAAAGTAATCGCATTTAGTCCTGGAATTATGGATACACAAATGCAAGAGAAAATTCGCTTAACGTCAGCAGAGAACTTTGCCGAAGTTGATAAATTTAATGGGTATAAGCGGAATAATTTATTGAAGGATACGGAAATGGTTGGTGGTGTACTTGTTGATATTTTGACCGATGAAGAAAATATTCAAAGCGGCAATATATATCATGTCAATGATTATATTTAG